Genomic DNA from Haloplanus sp. HW8-1:
TCCTCCACGTCGCTCTCGGCTCCGAACCCGTCCTCACCTTCGGCTTCTTCTTCGGGCTCATCGCCGCGTCGGCGGTCGTTCTGGCGAGCGAGGCCACCCTCGATACGCCCGGACGGGCCGGCGCCGCCGTCGTCGGCTTCCTCCTCGCTTTCCTCTCGGCCGGGCAGGCCGGGACTGCGCTCCCCTCCACGCCGCTGGTCACCGTCGGCGTCGGCGCCGTCGCCATCAGTGCGATGGTGCTTCCCGGGATTTCGGGGTCGCTCATCCTCGTCATCCTCGGCCAGTACGAGTTCCTCGTCGAGCGGCTGACGGCCTTCGTCGACGCGTTGCTCGGCCTACTCGTCGGCGGGACCGCCGCCGCGGTGTTCGGCCCCGCGACGACCGTGGTTGCCTTCGGCGTCGGCGCGGTCGTCGGCCTGTTCACCGTCGCCCACGCCGTCCGCTGGGCGCTCGACACCTACCGCTACGCGACGCTTTCCTTCCTCGTGAGCCTCGTCGTGGGGGGCCTGCGGGCGCCGGTCCTACAGGCGGGCGACGCCCTGGGGTCGGGTGGGTGGACGACCGACGCAACCCTCACGTTCGCACTCGCGGCAGTGGCCGGCGCCGTCCTCGTGGTGGCGCTGGAACGCTACACCGACGGCATCGTGGTCTGATCACTCCCGCGGGACCGCGAGGTTCAGTACCTCGTCCCCACAGGCCCGACAGACGGTCAGTCGCGTCTCGCTCGCCTCGCGCCGGGTGCACGACCGGCATTCGTAATACCCTCCCTCCGGGCTGTACGGGTCGATGTGATTGTGTCTCATACTCATGGTAACGTGGGGCGCACACCGATATCACCGTTTCGCCCCGACGACGGTCACGACGCGCTTTACTCAGTCGTCGAGACGGGCGACACAGACGAACGTCTCCGGCCGCGACGCCGCGTGTTCGACGGTGAAGCCGGCGTCCGTCTGGAGGGAGACGGCGTCGCCGAGTCCGTACGTTTCCTCGCGCGGCGGGCCGGCCTCGCCCGCGCCCGCCCGATCCCAGTCGACGGTGACGAGGCGGCCGCCCGGCCGGAGGACGCGGGCCACCTCGGCCAGCGCCGCGGGGTCGGCGAACTCGTGGAACGTCATCGTCGAGACGACGGTATCGAGTTCGTCGGCGTCGAACGGCAGGTCGGCGGCGGCGGCTTCGACCAGTTCGACCCCGTCGGGAACCCCCTTCTCGCGGTAGCGGTCGTGCATCGCGGCCTGGATATCGACGGCGTAGGCCGTCCCGACGTGTGGCGCCAGGTCGTCGGTGTAGAACCCCGTGCCGCTCCCGATGTCGGCCAGTCGCATCTCCGGGTTCGGCGCGACCAGTGCGTGGAGTTCCTCCCGCGAGCAGTACCGGTATCTTCTCGCGGCGTCCTCGAGGGCGTCGGCCCGGTCGCTGTCGAAGGTGTGAAAGCCCATACGTACCGCTGTCCCCCGGCGGTGATAAGTCCCCCTGCGCGGCGACGGTAGGGTTAAATCCCCACCGACCGCTATCCCGGTCATGGGCGTGACCATCAGGAAACCGACCGCCCGCCAGTGCGAGGACTGTGGCCGGCGGGAGGTCTGGAACGACGCGACGAGTACCTGGCGCATCGCCACCGACGACGACGGCGACTCACTCGTCGGCGAGGTGTACTGTATCCACGAGTGGGACATCAACGGGACGTTCGTCCCCATCCAGCACGACGCCGCCGACGCGTAATGCCGACCGCGTTCGTCACCGATCCCGACGGGCCGCGAGCGCTTCGAGCGTCCCGTCCATGTGTGCCCCGTCAGTGACGCGGTCGGCGGCGGCTCGCGCTCGGTCGTCCGCGTTGGCGACGGCGAAGGACTCCCCGGCCACCTCGAAGGTCGAGACGTCGTTCTCACTGTCGCCCACCGCGACGAACGCCGCGGGATCGAGACCGAGCGTCGCGGCGACCGCCCGGAGCCCCTCGCCTTTCTCGACGCCAGGGAGTTTGAGATGGTAGGCGTACCCCGTATCGACCACGTCGAGGCCGAACTCCTCGGCGACGGCCCGGAGCAACGCGTCGTCGGCGTCGCGGCGGACAGCCACCTCCGTCTCCCGCCAGCGGTTGACGGTGTCGGCCGCCCCCCAGCCCAGGTCGCCGCCCCGGTCGACGAAGGCCTGCGCCGCCTCCCGGGGGCGGTCGGCGTCGGGGACCGTCACCGTCACCTCGTCGTCGGCGTAGACGACGCCGCCGTTCTCGGCGATCACTCGCTCAGGCAGGTCCATGAAGTGACAGAGCGCGACTGGGTAGGGAAACGCCTTGCCCGTCGCGAGGACGACCGGCGCGTCCCACCCGCGGAGCGCCTCGAAGGCCCGGGGGTCGATCCCTCCCGCCGACGACGTCAGCGTCCCGTCGATGTCGAGTGCGAGCGGCGGACTCATACCTCGACTCTGCCCCGCCGGCGTGATAAGGGGCACGTCACGGACCGCCGGCACCGACGCCGTGAAGTGACGGGGTCGCCCACTCCCGAACGTGCACACGACCGTCCTCGTGATCGGCGGTGGCGCCACGGGTGTCGGCGTCGCGCGGGACCTGGCGCTCCGCGGCGTCGACGTGACGCTCGTGGAGCGGGGCGGCCTCGCGGCCGGGACCACCGGCCGGTCACACGGCGTCCTCCACAGCGGCGCCCGGTACGCCGAGTCCGACCCCGACGACGCCGCCGCCTGTCTGGCCGAGAACCGGAACCTCCGGGCGGTGGCGCCCGCCTGTCTCCGCGAAACCGGCGGCTACTTCCTCCAACTCGACGGCGACGACCCCGACTACTTCGAGCGCAAGCGCGCGGCCTGTGCCGACGTCGGGATGGAGACGACGACGCTTGACGGCGCCGACCTCCGCGAGCGGATAGCCGGGGTGGGTCCCGCCGTCGAGCGCGCCCTCGCGGTCCCCGACGCCGTCATCTCGCCCGCCCGCCTGGTCGTCGCGAACGCCGTCGCCGCCCGGGAGGCGGGCGCGACGATCCACACGTCGGCGCCGGTCGAGTCGATCCGGGTCGCCGACGGCCGTGTCCGACGCGTCGCCGTCGGTGGCCGACTCGACGCCACGATCGAGGCCGAGGTCGTGGTGAACGCGACCGGGCCGTGGGCCGAGCGGTGTGCCAGCCTCGCGGGCGTCTCGGTGCCGATGCGACCGACCCGTGGCGTGA
This window encodes:
- a CDS encoding phosphoglycolate phosphatase, whose protein sequence is MSPPLALDIDGTLTSSAGGIDPRAFEALRGWDAPVVLATGKAFPYPVALCHFMDLPERVIAENGGVVYADDEVTVTVPDADRPREAAQAFVDRGGDLGWGAADTVNRWRETEVAVRRDADDALLRAVAEEFGLDVVDTGYAYHLKLPGVEKGEGLRAVAATLGLDPAAFVAVGDSENDVSTFEVAGESFAVANADDRARAAADRVTDGAHMDGTLEALAARRDR
- a CDS encoding rubrerythrin-like domain-containing protein, with the translated sequence MRHNHIDPYSPEGGYYECRSCTRREASETRLTVCRACGDEVLNLAVPRE
- a CDS encoding DUF368 domain-containing protein, whose amino-acid sequence is MDRRLRPLLVVYLKGICMGAADAVPGVSGGTIALITGIYERLIAAVTAVTPDRIRRVLAAPVPGRRDDARAAFREIDGLFLAALGGGILTAVLVVTRLLHVALGSEPVLTFGFFFGLIAASAVVLASEATLDTPGRAGAAVVGFLLAFLSAGQAGTALPSTPLVTVGVGAVAISAMVLPGISGSLILVILGQYEFLVERLTAFVDALLGLLVGGTAAAVFGPATTVVAFGVGAVVGLFTVAHAVRWALDTYRYATLSFLVSLVVGGLRAPVLQAGDALGSGGWTTDATLTFALAAVAGAVLVVALERYTDGIVV
- a CDS encoding HEWD family protein translates to MGVTIRKPTARQCEDCGRREVWNDATSTWRIATDDDGDSLVGEVYCIHEWDINGTFVPIQHDAADA
- a CDS encoding class I SAM-dependent methyltransferase, translated to MGFHTFDSDRADALEDAARRYRYCSREELHALVAPNPEMRLADIGSGTGFYTDDLAPHVGTAYAVDIQAAMHDRYREKGVPDGVELVEAAAADLPFDADELDTVVSTMTFHEFADPAALAEVARVLRPGGRLVTVDWDRAGAGEAGPPREETYGLGDAVSLQTDAGFTVEHAASRPETFVCVARLDD
- a CDS encoding FAD-dependent oxidoreductase; translated protein: MHTTVLVIGGGATGVGVARDLALRGVDVTLVERGGLAAGTTGRSHGVLHSGARYAESDPDDAAACLAENRNLRAVAPACLRETGGYFLQLDGDDPDYFERKRAACADVGMETTTLDGADLRERIAGVGPAVERALAVPDAVISPARLVVANAVAAREAGATIHTSAPVESIRVADGRVRRVAVGGRLDATIEAEVVVNATGPWAERCASLAGVSVPMRPTRGVMVAVENPGVDAVLNRCRPPADGDIVVPRPDEAVLGTTSVAVDDPDDFERTRAEVERTISECAAMCPAVAGASPARTYWGVRPLYAPDEAGRDGRAISRGFALLDHTDDGGSGFVTVVGGKLTTYRRMAEATADLVCDRLGVSAPCRTADRPLPGTADPDRLDRLVAEFGVDAPADGVGDGGRGTRR